A genomic window from Plasmodium malariae genome assembly, chromosome: 10 includes:
- the PmUG01_10010200 gene encoding fam-l protein, whose amino-acid sequence MKILFFMNISTFTLLTWIYHFYYDLTLKKYLNKNCIPSRILVTRNYRLLAHCKKDNYSNNLGLKGELSNYGVNEKKNIYNNNKRYKETNKQSNGSSSKNKVYYKHDNKKKSYIFETKKYSHLEKKIFKELDYIDFLKRNRTISDKTYKKVILKKFRLRLALPLFFVYFLLLSLLLDYIFNCGLVKGLFKVLMCTLGTKWGKPLRSWIMNNNLKWIGVDVVNNKKMYTIFNRSFFSIILYFLVPFIIGVIFILMLFYYHKKVKKYEKIKFRKR is encoded by the exons ATGAagatactattttttatgaatattagTACGTTTACACTTTTAACTTGGATATATCATTTCTATTAtgat cttacacttaagaaatatttaaataagaacTGCATCCCTAGTAGAATATTAGTAACAAGAAATTATCGATTACTAGCACACTGTAAGAAGGATAactattcaaataatttaggTTTAAAAGGAGAGCTATCAAATTATGGAgtgaacgaaaaaaaaaatatatataacaataataagaGGTATAAAGAAACAAACAAACAGTCAAATGGTAGTTCATCAAAGAATAAGGTATACTACAAacatgataataaaaaaaaatcttatatatttgaaacaaaaaaatattcccaccttgaaaaaaaaatattcaaagaacttgATTACATTGATTTTCTCAAAAGAAACAGGACTATTAGTGATAAAACttacaaaaaagtaatacttaaaaaattccGATTACGACTAGCtttacctttattttttgtgtattttttgttattgtcACTCTTATtagattatatttttaattgtgGACTTGTTAAAGGTTTGTTTAAGGTTTTAATGTGCACTCTTGGTACAAAGTGGGGAAAACCCTTGCGTAGTTGGATAATGAATAACAATTTAAAGTGGATAGGTGTAGATgtagtaaataataaaaaaatgtatactatttttaatagatcattttttagtattatactatattttttagttccATTTATTATAGgagttatttttatattgatgttgttttattaccataagaaggttaaaaaatatgaaaaaattaaatttaggaAAAGGTAA